In Cololabis saira isolate AMF1-May2022 chromosome 1, fColSai1.1, whole genome shotgun sequence, the following proteins share a genomic window:
- the LOC133448783 gene encoding rho-related GTP-binding protein RhoU-like, whose product MLPQKPGRVSDPFGGERPQGRVSDAGTQKHSRVSDPFGGDRPQVPPRRLRSRDFPVIARRRRSGSAPERRVNCVLVGDGAVGKTSLVVSYTTNGYPAEYVPTAFDNFTVMVVVDGKPVRVQLCDTAGQKWGLVDESVNDELERFRPLCYKNADVFLLCYSVVRPCSFRNLTDKWLPEIRQQCPGVPLVLVATQLDLREDVQVLIHLAQNQQRPVGTDEGRRLAQELGAVGFAECSALTQKNLKDAFDSAILASFQLTDSGVQQQRLTLRKKTPDKIKSLSESWWGKISCLVGEQSCQLK is encoded by the exons ATGCTCCCCCAGAAACCCGGCCGGGTGTCGGACCCGTTCGGAGGGGAGCGGCCGCAGGGCCGGGTGTCGGACGCCGGGACCCAGAAACACTCCCGGGTGTCGGACCCGTTCGGAGGGGATCGCCCCCAGGTGCCGCCGCGGCGCCTCAGGAGCCGGGACTTCCCGGTGATCGCGCGGCGCCGGCGCTCCGGCTCCGCGCCCGAGCGCAGGGTCAACTGCGTCCTGGTGGGAGACGGAGCCGTGGGCAAGACCAGCCTCGTCGTCAGCTACACCACCAACGGATACCCCGCAGAATATGTCCCCACTGCGTTTGATAACTTTACAG TGATGGTTGTGGTTGACGGGAAACCCGTGAGGGTGCAGCTGTGCGACACCGCGGGACAG AAATGGGGGCTGGTTGACGAATCCGTTAAT GATGAGCTGGAGCGCTTCCGGCCGCTGTGCTACAAGAACGCTGACGTGTTCCTGCTCTGCTACAGTGTGGTGCGTCCCTGCTCCTTCCGTAACCTGACGGACAAGTGGCTCCCTGAGATCCGCCAGCAGTGCCCCGGTGTGCCCCTGGTGCTGGTCGCCACCCAGCTGGACCTGCGGGAGGACGTGCAGGTGCTGATCCACCTGGCGCAGAACCAGCAGCGGCCGGTGGGGACGGACGAGGGCCGGCGGCTGGCCCAGGAGCTCGGGGCCGTCGGCTTCGCAGAGTGCTCGGCGTTGACTCAGAAGAACCTGAAGGATGCTTTTGACTCTGCCATCCTGGCCAGCTTCCAGCTGACGGACAGCGGCGTCCAGCAGCAGAGGCTCACGCTCAGGAAAAAGACTCCCGATAAGATCAAGAGCCTCTCCGAGTCCTGGTGGGGTAAAATTAGCTGTCTGGTGGGAGAGCAGAGCTGCCAACTGAAGTGA